A stretch of the uncultured Desulfobacter sp. genome encodes the following:
- a CDS encoding HDOD domain-containing protein: MMETSHRVILKKCNTAGYHVELPRFLIKEFKLSPEKVAHILQHPPAVLGDFNTKENVEVARKYLFNLDVECDVITVIKDKRLPFAIDPRQLKWISKEFSKTLRASVETSLFYVTVEPVDKGLFLPSLLGKQEELENMFRYSDSVFVIDDSTFILLGFATDGASCNVVFKKIVYCMEKNIQQNISVRIGFAVIPDDGKSFYELMAIAKNNLVSHNKSMNEDQKKRETISPRINTIQQNNKSLSDFQQLTTCFNKAKGNFYNELTAMPSDVLWDALSNISISDQKKFFLQLPHNSHLTYYLAEKIKSQSAPRDVVAAKKIVHEIINRMQLDESLKTRQVNMEKVMLHLNRVDSIFTMPSVAMQAYSVASDPESTMDDIVDKILLAPGLTIKILKIVNSPFYGLSHKISSIKDAVVLMGTEEVVNMAFGLSLSESFLNADLKGLMDPQALWRHSMGTALIAKYLCRDLAQFKDMGIFTAGLIHDLGKIYLIENFSQLYTTVLARAAESTVPISAVEQEVMGMDHGKIGQNIGEIWNLPDPLIHAAAFHHQPSAAGEFSLFAAMIGFSDYLSNMVNLKNTPDADEKAIQKINQQFRVDHMISMKKLFSGFNNQFIEQTIANVSDMLKENAQLLDITG; this comes from the coding sequence ATGATGGAAACGTCTCACAGGGTGATTCTAAAAAAGTGCAATACTGCAGGATATCACGTTGAATTACCCCGCTTTTTGATTAAGGAATTCAAGCTTTCCCCTGAAAAAGTGGCACATATCCTTCAACATCCCCCGGCCGTTCTGGGGGATTTTAACACAAAGGAAAATGTGGAGGTTGCCCGTAAATATCTTTTCAACCTTGATGTAGAATGTGACGTAATCACGGTAATCAAGGACAAAAGACTTCCATTTGCCATTGATCCCCGGCAATTGAAATGGATCTCCAAAGAATTCAGCAAAACCCTGCGGGCAAGTGTTGAAACATCCCTTTTCTATGTGACGGTGGAACCGGTTGACAAGGGTTTATTCCTGCCGTCGCTTCTGGGAAAACAAGAAGAACTCGAGAATATGTTTCGGTATAGTGATTCTGTTTTTGTGATTGATGACAGCACATTTATCCTGCTGGGTTTTGCCACGGATGGGGCTTCGTGCAATGTTGTGTTTAAAAAAATCGTATATTGTATGGAAAAGAATATCCAGCAAAATATTTCGGTCCGTATTGGATTTGCAGTAATACCTGACGATGGCAAATCCTTTTATGAACTGATGGCGATTGCCAAAAACAATCTGGTCTCCCATAATAAGAGCATGAATGAAGATCAGAAGAAAAGAGAGACGATTTCTCCCCGGATCAACACCATCCAGCAGAACAATAAATCACTCTCAGATTTCCAGCAGCTAACAACCTGTTTTAATAAAGCAAAGGGGAATTTCTACAATGAACTTACGGCGATGCCCTCTGACGTATTATGGGATGCACTTAGTAACATTTCCATATCTGATCAGAAAAAATTTTTTCTACAACTCCCCCACAATTCCCATTTGACATATTATCTGGCGGAAAAAATAAAAAGCCAATCCGCGCCGAGGGATGTTGTTGCTGCAAAAAAAATCGTTCACGAAATCATCAACCGGATGCAGCTTGATGAAAGTCTCAAAACCAGGCAGGTCAACATGGAAAAAGTCATGTTACACCTAAACCGGGTAGACTCTATTTTCACCATGCCTTCCGTAGCCATGCAGGCATACAGTGTGGCGTCCGATCCCGAATCGACGATGGACGATATTGTGGACAAAATATTACTGGCGCCCGGGTTAACCATAAAAATATTAAAGATTGTCAATTCTCCCTTTTACGGATTGAGTCATAAAATCAGCTCCATCAAGGATGCGGTTGTACTGATGGGAACCGAGGAAGTGGTAAACATGGCCTTTGGCCTCTCATTATCAGAATCGTTTTTGAATGCGGATCTCAAAGGATTGATGGACCCCCAAGCCCTATGGCGTCATTCCATGGGAACCGCCTTGATCGCCAAGTATCTTTGCCGGGATCTGGCCCAATTTAAAGACATGGGAATTTTTACTGCCGGGCTCATCCATGATCTGGGAAAAATATATCTCATTGAAAATTTTTCGCAGTTATATACAACCGTCCTGGCACGTGCAGCAGAAAGTACCGTTCCCATCAGTGCCGTCGAGCAGGAGGTTATGGGAATGGACCATGGGAAGATCGGTCAAAACATTGGAGAAATCTGGAATTTGCCCGACCCCCTGATTCATGCCGCGGCTTTTCATCATCAACCATCGGCTGCCGGGGAGTTTTCGCTGTTCGCTGCCATGATCGGCTTCTCGGATTATCTTTCCAATATGGTTAACCTAAAAAACACCCCTGATGCTGATGAAAAAGCCATACAGAAAATAAATCAGCAATTCAGGGTGGACCACATGATCTCTATGAAAAAGTTATTTTCCGGTTTCAATAACCAATTTATCGAACAGACTA